The following are encoded together in the Leguminivora glycinivorella isolate SPB_JAAS2020 chromosome 18, LegGlyc_1.1, whole genome shotgun sequence genome:
- the LOC125235906 gene encoding cytochrome P450 6B5-like, with protein MVLLTIAVLAAAIALYYHFTVIYNYWRDQHVPGPRPIPIFGNTFKFCLGSTSLGVILKELYDDYKTEKVVGLYRMRTPCLLIRDLDTVKHVLIKDFHVFLDRGVTFSRKGLGTNLFHADGETWRALRHRFSPMFSNQKLKKMMYLLKDRADLFIEYVSEVIAVSPEQDVHALMKKYTMSTIWACAFGFDVDTFREEIHASLKKIDQAIFNRHLIIEFEMMYPGLPKKLKMDLFPGFMQDFFKNLVEKVSTERKGVPSTRNDFMDMLLQIKNNEDIENSKKLDDEEADAFEITTRVIEAQVFAFYVAGYETSVSTMGFMLYQLALNPGIQERLRKEVDEYLQRNGGRIKIDTLKELTYMEQVFNETLRMYPIVEHLRRKAQADYECPGTNVKVSKGQLVLISVWGIHHDKLHYPVPEKFNPENFSPENIASRHPCAYLPFGVGPRHCIATRFALIQTRICIIRLLSRFRLEASKNTIRSFSYDPLRIPLTPAEPIYVNIFPRKDARSNTIN; from the exons ATGGTTCTCCTGACGATAGCCGTTCTCGCAGCTGCAATCGCACTGTATTACCACTTCACAGTCATTTATAATTACTGGAGAGACCAACATGTTCCTGGACCCAGACCTATACCGATTTTCGGGAACacttttaaattttgtttgggTTCAACATCACTGGGAGTTATATTGAAAGAATTATACGACGACTATAAGACAGAAAAAGTGGTTGGATTGTACAGAATGAGAACACCGTGTCTTTTGATACGCGACCTGGATACTGTGAAACATGTTTTGATAAAGGATTTTCATGTGTTTTTGGACCGTGGCGTCACATTTAGCAGGAAAGGATTGGGGACAAACCTGTTCCATGCCGACGGAGAAACTTGGCGAGCGCTCAGGCATCGATTCTCGCCCATGTTCAGTAATCAGAAACTCAAGAAAATGATGTACTTGCTCAAAGATCGAGCtgatttatttatagaatatgTGAGTGAGGTGATAGCCGTATCACCCGAGCAAGATGTGCACGCACTGATGAAGAAGTACACGATGTCAACGATTTGGGCGTGCGCATTTGGATTCGATGTTGACACCTTTCGTGAAGAAATACACGCAAGTTTGAAGAAGATCGATCAGGCTATATTCAACCGACATTTAATAATCGAGTTTGAGATGATGTACCCTGGTCTACCTAAAAAACTCAAAATGGACCTGTTTCCCGGGTTTATGCAAGATTTCTTTAAAAATCTCGTTGAAAAAGTATCCACTGAAAGAAAAGGTGTGCCATCGACTAGAAACGACTTTATGGATATGCTTTTACAAATTAAGAATAACGAAGACATTGAAAATTCTAAAAAGTTAGATGATGAAGAAGCCGATGCTTTTGAAATAACGACTAGAGTTATAGAAGCTCAGGTATTTGCGTTTTATGTAGCTGGTTACGAAACATCTGTCTCCACTATGGGATTCATGTTATACCAACTGGCTTTGAACCCTGGAATACAGGAGAGATTAAGAAAGGAAGTAGACGAGTATCTTCAGCGAAACGGCGGCCGAATAAAAATTGACACTTTAAAGGAATTGACATATATGGAGCAAGTTTTTAACGAGACCCTTCGGATGTATCCTATCGTGGAACATTTACGGCGAAAAGCACAAGCCGACTATGAGTGTCCGGGGACAAATGTGAAAGTTTCTAAGGGACAACTAGTGCTGATATCTGTGTGGGGGATTCACCACGATAAGTTGCACTACCCGGTGCCGGAAAAGTTTAACCCAGAAAACTTTTCCCCGGAGAACATCGCCAGTCGGCATCCCTGCGCGTATCTTCCGTTCGGTGTAGGACCCCGACATTGTATTG CTACAAGATTTGCGCTGATCCAGACACGAATATGCATCATCCGGCTACTCTCCAGATTCAGACTCGAAGCGAGCAAGAACACCATCCGAAGTTTCTCCTACGACCCACTTCGGATACCCTTGACTCCTGCAGAGCCAATCTACGTGAACATCTTCCCGAGGAAAGACGCGAGGTCtaataccataaattaa